The genomic DNA taataattaatcaataaagttgTAGGGAACttttgaattataaaatttattcaattataatatttttaaatataataataataatatttattatgattattatatattatgataaataatccatatttaaactatacatcgtaataataaatataataatataattattattatttataattaataatttattaaaaattttatattattattctttttttaaataaaagaataattagtatatttttagtttgatatttaaatcaaatataaaatttaaaatttgatatttccaAAGACACGAAAGTAAAGctattaggaatcatattcctgGGATTCATTTTCCTAGAAATCATTTttcttgccaactttactttctcgtcaaccaaacatgacctaagagagaagtagtgttagtggaatgtgaagtccatattattagtaagagaaaagggaaaaaaagtaagagagaagtagtgttagtggaatgtggggtccatattattagcaagagagaaggaaaaaaataagagagaaattgttgaaaacttttcttttttaaatgtgctttatttttcgttgacaacaaaaaatgacaaatatgctctatttttcatggacagaGAAAATATTCTGTAGTACTATAGAATAGATGATGTAAACACatgtaagagtgtccacaatggttaAGACCAAGGTCAAGGCCAAGCCACAAAAAAACTTGTCCACCCTAATAGTGGACAAGTCCAAGCCAcaaatctaattattttttcaattcttggtatattttaattcaatgaaaataaaaattatcagactataataattagaaaaaaatataaattaattaaatttttttgacaattacaagtaaatatatttattgaaaattcgaattttaattattttcatatttctctctctacacttcatcttctccaaaatttgtTCCAATAAAATTAgcacaaaaattgaaaaaataaaaaaaattcaaacttgGGCAACCTGCCCGGGagccaataaaaatgaaatgaaattatactgcaataaaaaaattgacCATTCCCTCAAAAGcaaataaatgaaattagaaAATTGTCGTAATACTGTTTCCCTCATTTTCTGCCAAATTGGGGTCGACTATTCTGTGAATCGAAGTGACAAATCCAGTTACAAAGATAAAACCCTTAAAACCCAAATCATACTCGCGTCAAAAATTGGACATGGACTACCAGCAGCCCCACGGCTACATGAGGCATCCTCCGCCACCCCCTCCGCCACCGCCCGCGGCGGATCCGTTCCAAAGACCACCACTCCCTCCGCCCCAATCCAATCATCCGTGGCCCTATCCCCCTACCCAATTTCAATACCATCCCCAAACACAACACTCCCCTTCCCCTCCTCCTCCACAgtggccgccgccgccgcctcagtCGTCTGACCATCCTCAATACGCTCAGCATCCTTATCAGACGCATCAGCCTCCGCATTACCATGCCCACCCTCACTACCCGCCTCCGCCCCCGCTTCCGCCTAGACCGCCTCACGGTTCTCAGTCCTACCCTCAGGTATCTTTCGTATTCGATTTGATTTTGGAACAAATGATTTGACTATTTTTTCTATAGAAGTGTCTAGCGTGTTGTCTCCGGATTTGTTTAATGATTGAACTAGGTTTTACAGTGCGTTTGAATTCCATGAATTGGCTTTGAGGATACTGAATAGTTGTGCTAGCAGCTTTGCTTTAGCCTTTATGTACTTTCCATATGATTTTTTGTTACAATTGAACGGGTCTCGTATGGAGATGAGAGTATTATGtctttgttattttatttgtttaccTTTGTCCACTAAAATCGTTTCTGCTTTCATTTTTATCGTATAGTGGCTAAATGCAAAATTTTTTGGAAGCATATGAAAGGAGCCTCATAGCCACAGTTCTGAAATTATAAGGATGTACGATGACTCTGATTCATCTTAGAAAATTGCTTATTGGTTGAGATCATGTAATTTCAATCCTATAACTGATGCTACGTCTGCTAATAAACCGATTATTTTTCTGAGTTGTAAAGAACATAAATGAGAACATCCATGAACTTGGTTGCTTTTTAATGGTAATGAAATGATGAGATAGTGGTGATATCAAATATTCTAATAATCCATTTGGAGGTCATTGTAATgtaaaattttgattatatgAAAGGATTTTGTTCAGTGGTTAGTTAGTGCAATTATGTTGTGTTAAAGTTGTACGAACAGAAAAGACTACCATCTCAGCTGTTTAATATTTTGTATTAATGCGCTGAAATTAACTGCTGTAACCTTTAATGGGACAtttccaattttttaaaatatttatagagTGATAAAGTGCCCAttgtcacttttgtttacaGCAGGTGATTTCCTGCTCACCCTTTTCATTTTCTAGCTTATTTATGATTTATCTTGATGAACATTCTCGGgccaaatatgtgatttttaaCGTATGCGTGGTTATTATTGTAGGACTGGGGAAGTGGCGGTTGGAGTCATCATCAAAATTGGCAATACCCAAGTTAGTCCAGGAGAAGCTATTTTTTGCTTGGAATTTTTAGTTCATTTATGCTTTACTCTAAGATCTATAAGTGTTTCTTTTTGATCTTGCACGAAACTTTCTTCAAAGCAAATTTGTACAATTGCAGTTGCAGGGTTCTTTCTGAATTATTATATGACCTAACTATAAAGCTGAAACTCGATCACGACCAATAAAACACATGAATACCTAGTTAATATTCTGATTTCAAATATGGCTAAAGTGGAGCATAATTCTAAGAACTTATGTTAGTTTTGTACGATTGGAATCAGCTAATGTTTACCACTCACTTTTGAATCTACTCTTCTGGAAAACTCATTCTCAAGCTTTTATATCTTAGATGCAATCCAATTCAAATGTTGGGgaaaatatcaattttattacACAATTTTTTTCCCGTTCACCTCTTATCTTGAGTTCTGGTCAGCTGAAATGTTTGATTAGCATCTTTCTTTGTGAGTCTGCTAATTTAAATCGCATCTAAAGCTGCAGCTAATAACAACGAAGAAGACTGGGCAGCTAGAGCTAAGGCATGGGCTGCTGCTAAATCTGCCTCTGACAATCAACACACTCCATCACATTTTGGACCAGGTGGAAGACCAGAAGAGCAAAATCATTTCCATGAGAAATATCCTCAACAATTTCTTGATGGGCATGTGCCGGTAGCTCCAGCATCAAACTATCATCAATTCCCAGTTGCAATGGGGTCGTCAAACAGGACAGGTGTTGATGTACATGCTCCATTTCCTGCTAGAGATGGAGGCACAGCTGGAGATTCAGTTCCACCTTTCCCTCCACAAGAAAAATCACCTATAAGTCCACTAGTCCATCAGCAGGAGGTACCTTCTAGTTATTCTTCTGTTGCAGGTAAAAACTTAATTAGTATATCAGTACTGCTGTGAATCTGTGCTAAGCTATTGATTCTCCTTGCTTTATACATTTCGAACAAGCATGTGAAGTATACCATTGCACTTTCAAATCTTAGACATGTACGAGGTAGTGGAAAGCAACAACTAAACAGCTTAAGTTGGGAAGGGTTTGCTACTCCTAAACAGTGATAATAGCCATTCATTAGGAAAGACGTTTTAGTCCTACTTGAATGCTTAGGTAAAGAAATGAAATTGCTAGTAGTATTATCCACTATCAAGTGGATAAAACACTAGGACAGCAACAGAACTATCAGGGTAATGGCTTTATAAATCTCAAATTGAAATCAGACATTTACTGTAGTCAAATTGTTCTCGAAGGTACAAGGTCTATTAAACGTTCCTGACTTGTTTTCTTTATCGCAGGTAATGTGGAGGCTGGAGATAGATACGAAAAGCTCAATAGCTCTTCATCTACTCCAGTTGCCTCTTTTCCGCCTCATCATTTTCATCATATGCCGCCCACAACTGGCAGATGGATGGAGGAACCTCATCATGTACTTAATAGCCAGCCAACTGAGTCTGTAACTGACATGAGCGATCAACCACTGAATTTTGCACCGCATTACAATCGTGATCCTGAGACACATGTCCAACCCAACTATGCTCACTCTTCCAGCGTTTCTGTTAGAGGTGGGGATCCTACTGTGGCTATGTCTTCAAACTATGCATGGCCTCCCCATACTGCACCTGGGGCTGCTTATCCTCCGCCACCTCCGGCAATGCCATTAGGGTCACAGGTTTTACATTGAGCCTGCATATTCTTGTAAATTCTTATCCTCACTACACTTATTAATGTCATTTAGCTTCTTTCAGGTTGATCATCCAATAGCTATGCCTTCTGCAGTATCTGGACATACTGCCCCAGTATTTCCTCCTGGTCCTGGTTTCCAGCCTATTGTTCCAATGGTAGGTAGTGGTGTTTTTGGGGTTGGTGCAGGAGTAACACCTCATCCCACAACATTTTCAGGAGATGCTTTTGGTTCAGCTGACCGTCCTAAAAAGGTGAGTATCACTACACGCGTTAGGAAATATAACCTTCTATGAAATTAGATTAGATAGTCATAACAAATTGTTAAATAACAATATAATTTTTCTCATTCCTGATTAACATGTTGTCAGCTTGAGTTTAACAACTAGTCCAGTCACTTAGAGACATTTGTTTTGTATTGTAGGCATCCGTACCTAACTGGCTTAGGGAAGAAATCATTAAGAACAAGGCTGTTATCACAAGTTCAAGTTCTGCCCTTAATTTCCCCAAGGAGGATTCACAATCCATGGATGACGATGATAACGATAAGCCTTCTAGGAAGGAAGATCAATCAGACAACAAAAGCAACGATTCATCAAcagaagatgaagatgaggTATCCCCTCTCTACATGTTGACTCAGAGTTCTCTGGTTGATGGATGGCCATATATTCCATTATATCTATGTTCTACCTCTTCTTTCAGTTTTAAATTGCACTTTACACTGGTGTCTGTATATCAATGAAAATTTGTTTTAAAGTCTTTGCTATGTCCAGACGCTTACCCTTCCACTTTGCTATGTCCCAGTCACTACTAATCCCACTATGtgatttttaagtttttaataGCTTGAGTAtcaatatattactccctccgtgccGTTCAAAGCGAAGCATTTTTCAGCAAgggattttatgcagtgttgtttaGTGTGTTAGGtcaagagaaaataaaataggagacaGAAGTAGAGAGAGtggtgtttccatttttagaaatgt from Salvia splendens isolate huo1 unplaced genomic scaffold, SspV2 ctg595, whole genome shotgun sequence includes the following:
- the LOC121790716 gene encoding C-type lectin domain-containing protein 180-like isoform X2 is translated as MDYQQPHGYMRHPPPPPPPPPAADPFQRPPLPPPQSNHPWPYPPTQFQYHPQTQHSPSPPPPQWPPPPPQSSDHPQYAQHPYQTHQPPHYHAHPHYPPPPPLPPRPPHGSQSYPQDWGSGGWSHHQNWQYPTNNNEEDWAARAKAWAAAKSASDNQHTPSHFGPGGRPEEQNHFHEKYPQQFLDGHVPVAPASNYHQFPVAMGSSNRTGVDVHAPFPARDGGTAGDSVPPFPPQEKSPISPLVHQQEVPSSYSSVAGNVEAGDRYEKLNSSSSTPVASFPPHHFHHMPPTTGRWMEEPHHVLNSQPTESVTDMSDQPLNFAPHYNRDPETHVQPNYAHSSSVSVRGGDPTVAMSSNYAWPPHTAPGAAYPPPPPAMPLGSQVDHPIAMPSAVSGHTAPVFPPGPGFQPIVPMVGSGVFGVGAGVTPHPTTFSGDAFGSADRPKKASVPNWLREEIIKNKAVITSSSSALNFPKEDSQSMDDDDNDKPSRKEDQSDNKSNDSSTEDEDEDEVEVARTAAINQEIKRVLTDVLLKVTDDLFDEIATKVLKEDGPSVEVNRDGDLSNHHFLPSAPSVSTPKASAKILIPTKAKGSDTEDGSERSTSGTAGDILGLGNYASDEEDEIQNPGKPNLKDGSMQQSKLLDANPVIENSGYQEQRNVPASAAEILPNDNMAAKEYASANSLHSCKRLSGTVESEYQHGYDTSNSNNYLTEKAVERDERPDGNFEAQRWMNNDSRTQNTRSGSDKNDELENKRSSMKKEQKNSESSKGRLDKKGDEEHRRHEERRARAGRNDHHDNFKDKVKEKGKTDEKAISNEPRKRPSSSDNKEGTIEAHKDKRSSSKKDDDGKRKERTGDERKERSRHKSGTEPSRHKRRQSSSVGARDRGTKDNSLDSRANESSDESSDDSRRKSHHLRRHKSPLPTRTRKRQVSRSPHSKHSKRRNSPYSSIESTRGKRSPSPSPSRSRSPVHRRR
- the LOC121790716 gene encoding C-type lectin domain-containing protein 180-like isoform X1 — translated: MDYQQPHGYMRHPPPPPPPPPAADPFQRPPLPPPQSNHPWPYPPTQFQYHPQTQHSPSPPPPQWPPPPPQSSDHPQYAQHPYQTHQPPHYHAHPHYPPPPPLPPRPPHGSQSYPQDWGSGGWSHHQNWQYPTAANNNEEDWAARAKAWAAAKSASDNQHTPSHFGPGGRPEEQNHFHEKYPQQFLDGHVPVAPASNYHQFPVAMGSSNRTGVDVHAPFPARDGGTAGDSVPPFPPQEKSPISPLVHQQEVPSSYSSVAGNVEAGDRYEKLNSSSSTPVASFPPHHFHHMPPTTGRWMEEPHHVLNSQPTESVTDMSDQPLNFAPHYNRDPETHVQPNYAHSSSVSVRGGDPTVAMSSNYAWPPHTAPGAAYPPPPPAMPLGSQVDHPIAMPSAVSGHTAPVFPPGPGFQPIVPMVGSGVFGVGAGVTPHPTTFSGDAFGSADRPKKASVPNWLREEIIKNKAVITSSSSALNFPKEDSQSMDDDDNDKPSRKEDQSDNKSNDSSTEDEDEDEVEVARTAAINQEIKRVLTDVLLKVTDDLFDEIATKVLKEDGPSVEVNRDGDLSNHHFLPSAPSVSTPKASAKILIPTKAKGSDTEDGSERSTSGTAGDILGLGNYASDEEDEIQNPGKPNLKDGSMQQSKLLDANPVIENSGYQEQRNVPASAAEILPNDNMAAKEYASANSLHSCKRLSGTVESEYQHGYDTSNSNNYLTEKAVERDERPDGNFEAQRWMNNDSRTQNTRSGSDKNDELENKRSSMKKEQKNSESSKGRLDKKGDEEHRRHEERRARAGRNDHHDNFKDKVKEKGKTDEKAISNEPRKRPSSSDNKEGTIEAHKDKRSSSKKDDDGKRKERTGDERKERSRHKSGTEPSRHKRRQSSSVGARDRGTKDNSLDSRANESSDESSDDSRRKSHHLRRHKSPLPTRTRKRQVSRSPHSKHSKRRNSPYSSIESTRGKRSPSPSPSRSRSPVHRRR